In a genomic window of Balaenoptera ricei isolate mBalRic1 chromosome 3, mBalRic1.hap2, whole genome shotgun sequence:
- the IK gene encoding protein Red produces MPERDSEPFSNPLAPDGHDVDDPHSFHQSKLTNEDFRKLLMTPRAAPTSAPPSKSRHHEMPREYNEDEDPAARRRKKKSYYAKLRQQEIERERELAEKYRDRAKERRDGVNKDYEETELISTTANYRAVGPTAEADKSAAEKRRQLIQESKFLGGDMEHTHLVKGLDFALLQKVRAEIASKEKEEEELMEKPQKETKKDEDPENKIEFKTRLGRNVYRMLFKSKAYERNELFLPGRMAYVVDLDDEYADTDIPTTLIRSKADCPTMEAQTTLTTNDIVISKLTQILSYLRQGTRNKKLKKKDKGKMEEKKPPEADMNIFEDIGDYVPSTTKTPRDKERERYRERERDRERDRDRDRERERDRERERDREREEEKKRHSYFEKPKVDDEPMDVDKGPGSAKELIKSINEKFAGSAGWEGTESLKKPEDKKQLGDFFGMSNSYAECYPATMDDMAVDSDEEVDYSKMDQGNKKGPLGRWDFDTQEEYSEYMNNKEALPKAAFQYGIKMSEGRKTRRFKETNDKAELDRQWKKISAIIEKRKKMEADGVEVKRPKY; encoded by the exons GCGAGCCGTTCTCCAACCCTTTGGCCCCAGATGGCCACGATGTGGACGATCCTCACTCCTTCCACCA ATCAAAACTCACTAATGAAGACTTCAGGAAACTTCTCATGACCCCAAGGGCTGCACCTACTTCTGCACCACCCTCTAAGTCACGTCAccatga gaTGCCAAGGGAGTACAATGAGGATGAAGATCCAGCTGCacgaaggagaaaaaagaaaag TTATTATGCCAAACTTCGCCAACAAgaaattgagagagaaagagaactagCAGAGAAGTACCGGGACCGTGCCAAGGAACGGCGGGATGGAGTGAACAAAgattatgaggaaactgagctgaTCAGCACCACAGCTAACTACAGGGCTGTGGGCCCCACTGCTGAGGC GGACAAATCAGCTGCAGAGAAGAGACGACAGTTGATCCAGGAGTCCAAATTTTTGGGTGGTGACATGGAACACACCCATTTGGTGAAAGGCTTGGATTTTGCTCTGCTTCAGAAG GTACGAGCTGAAATTGCCagcaaagagaaagaggaggaagaactgATGGAAAAGCCCCAGAAGGAAACCAA gAAAGATGAGGAtcctgaaaataaaattgaatttaaaacacGTTTGG gCCGAAATGTTTACCGCATGCTCTTCAAGAGCAAAGCATATGAGCGGAATGAGCTGTTTCTTCCAGGCCGCATGGCCTATGTGGTAGACCTGGATGACGAGTATGCTGACACTGACATCCCCACTACTCTTATCCGCAGCAAAGCTGATTGCCCCACCATGGAG GCCCAGACGACACTGACCACAAATGACATTGTCATCAGCAAGCTCACCCAGATCCTTTCCTACCTGAGGCAGGGTACCCGCAACAAGAAGctcaaaaagaaagataaag ggaaaatggaagagaagaaaCCTCCTGAGGCTGACATGAA TATATTTGAAGACATTGGGGATTATGTGCCCTCCACAACCAAGACACCTCGAGACAAGGAGCGGGAGAGATACCGGGAACGGGAGCGTGAtcgggagagagacagagaccgtGACAGAGAGCGAGAACGCGATCGAGAGCGGGAGCGGGAccgagagagagaagaagagaagaagaggcACAGCTACTTTGAGAAGCCAAAAGTGGACGATGAG cCCATGGATGTTGACAAAG GACCCGGATCTGCCAAGGAGCTGATCAAGTCGATCAATGAAAAGTTTGCTGGATCTGCTGGCTGGGAAGGCACTGAATC GCTGAAGAAGCCAGAGGACAAGAAGCAGCTGGGTGATTTCTTTGGCATGTCCAACAGCTATGCTGAGTGCTACCCAGCCAC GATGGATGACATGGCTGTGGACAGTGACGAGGAGGTGGATTATAGCAAGATGGACCAG GGTAACAAGAAAGGCCCTTTAGGCCGCTGGGACTTTGATACCCAGGAGGAATACAGCGAGTATATGAACAACAAGGAGGCTTTGCCCAA ggcTGCATTTCAATATGGCATCAAGATGTCTGAAGGACGTAAAACCAGGCGCTTTAAGGAAACCAATGACAAAGCAGAGCTTGATCGCCAATGGAAAAAGATTAGTGCG ATCattgagaagaggaagaagatggaAGCCGATGG GGTTGAAGTGAAAAGACCAAAATACTAA